One segment of Rhodopirellula baltica SH 1 DNA contains the following:
- a CDS encoding DNA methyltransferase, which translates to MKTHPAFGQIHVSDCIDGMAELPAGCIDLAFADPPFNIGYTYDVYDDSLESDEYIQWSESWIRGVHRVLADDGAFWLAIGDEYAAELKVLAQQIGFQCRSWVIWYYTFGVHCKYKFTRSHAHLFHFVKDEKHFKFNADDPSVRVPSARQLVYNDRRANSKGRMPDDTWILRPQDLPYGFTADEDIWYFPRVAGTFKERAGFHGCQMPEQLLGRIIRACSDPGDKVLDPFSGSATTVAVAKKLGREFISFEMSEEYVSLGTERLEQIRVGDPLTGAADPLRSAPATNGKKNESKAEKLAREEEERQRWATQQVGPQLEFQFETMRAMTDGELINAFREIHDGHSVDRVLLDPVLSDRLESACRRISEREPASSRRQRLIELRASGALTAEGIHTERPTTIPTTTLERFSYAAELAWAILVQRYPEHSLDDIFTDPKLLEEFDREALLHAADADPLTLRWCATQLRSWATTAREHQPGADEPEPSTPKFSAAKNWTTTSGPTSKSGSAKGGLYQVLAQDGSVLFVGETSDFTVRFGDHLASESAARFWRNEAGGQPKIRTASIQDATGPERRLAMCQWLQENPAASRNLVSLWSTDIPLGASTPS; encoded by the coding sequence TTGAAGACTCACCCAGCGTTCGGACAAATTCACGTTTCAGATTGCATCGATGGCATGGCTGAATTGCCCGCCGGCTGCATCGATCTTGCGTTCGCCGACCCGCCGTTCAACATCGGCTACACCTACGACGTCTACGACGACTCGTTGGAATCCGATGAATACATCCAGTGGTCCGAGAGCTGGATTCGCGGCGTGCACCGCGTGCTGGCCGATGACGGAGCTTTCTGGTTGGCAATCGGCGACGAGTACGCCGCTGAACTAAAGGTGCTCGCACAGCAGATCGGCTTTCAGTGCCGAAGCTGGGTCATCTGGTACTACACCTTTGGCGTGCACTGCAAATACAAGTTCACGCGATCTCACGCTCACCTGTTTCATTTCGTCAAAGACGAAAAACACTTCAAGTTCAACGCAGACGATCCATCCGTGCGGGTGCCTTCGGCTCGGCAGTTGGTCTACAACGACCGCCGCGCCAACAGCAAAGGCCGGATGCCTGATGACACTTGGATCCTGCGTCCTCAGGATCTGCCCTACGGCTTCACGGCCGACGAAGACATCTGGTACTTCCCCCGAGTCGCAGGCACGTTCAAAGAGCGTGCTGGATTCCACGGCTGCCAAATGCCCGAACAATTGCTCGGCCGCATCATTCGGGCCTGCAGTGATCCCGGTGACAAAGTGCTGGATCCCTTCAGCGGAAGTGCCACCACGGTCGCCGTTGCCAAAAAGCTCGGTCGCGAATTCATCAGCTTTGAGATGAGCGAAGAATACGTTTCCCTCGGAACCGAACGTCTCGAACAAATTCGCGTTGGCGACCCGCTCACTGGTGCCGCAGACCCGCTTCGCAGTGCCCCCGCCACCAACGGAAAGAAGAACGAATCCAAGGCGGAAAAGCTGGCTCGCGAGGAGGAAGAACGACAACGCTGGGCAACCCAACAGGTCGGACCTCAGTTGGAATTCCAGTTTGAAACCATGCGTGCCATGACGGATGGCGAACTGATCAACGCCTTTCGCGAAATTCATGATGGCCACTCCGTCGATCGGGTGCTGCTCGATCCGGTCCTCAGTGATCGTCTGGAATCCGCCTGTCGCCGAATCTCCGAACGCGAGCCCGCTTCGTCCCGACGCCAGCGACTGATCGAACTTCGCGCGTCTGGTGCGTTGACCGCGGAAGGCATTCACACCGAGCGTCCCACGACGATCCCAACGACCACACTGGAACGGTTCAGCTATGCCGCTGAATTGGCGTGGGCGATCCTGGTGCAACGTTATCCCGAACACAGCTTGGACGATATTTTCACCGATCCGAAGTTGCTGGAAGAGTTCGATCGCGAAGCGTTGCTGCATGCGGCGGATGCCGATCCTTTGACTCTTCGTTGGTGTGCGACCCAGCTACGATCGTGGGCGACCACTGCCCGAGAGCACCAACCCGGCGCGGACGAACCCGAGCCATCGACCCCAAAGTTCTCAGCCGCAAAAAACTGGACGACCACATCTGGGCCGACTTCGAAAAGCGGCTCCGCCAAAGGTGGCTTGTACCAGGTGCTCGCCCAAGACGGTTCCGTGTTGTTCGTGGGCGAAACTTCCGACTTCACCGTTCGTTTTGGCGACCACCTCGCCAGCGAATCGGCAGCACGCTTTTGGCGAAACGAGGCCGGCGGCCAACCCAAAATCCGCACTGCGTCGATCCAGGACGCAACCGGCCCCGAACGACGCCTCGCGATGTGCCAATGGCTGCAAGAGAACCCAGCTGCATCACGGAACCTCGTTTCCCTATGGAGCACCGACATTCCACTGGGCGCAAGCACCCCTTCTTAA
- a CDS encoding RNA polymerase sigma factor, with the protein MSELSPAELVVRHQDGIWRYLRLLGCDAATADDLTQETFLRVLRRDNFVQHSDEATSEYLRRTAYNLLVSYHRKFGRIHLSDSPELLDESWQRWAGKDLTGNETVEALRECMESLTERARDALAMRFVHNTPRVKIGENLGISDHGARNLMQRAKAQLRDCVEEKLRAITQPS; encoded by the coding sequence GTGAGTGAACTTTCACCAGCTGAATTAGTTGTCCGCCACCAAGATGGAATTTGGCGGTATTTGCGACTGCTCGGATGTGACGCCGCCACGGCGGACGATTTGACGCAGGAGACGTTTCTGCGTGTACTTCGACGAGACAACTTCGTTCAACATTCAGACGAAGCCACCTCAGAATACCTGCGACGGACGGCCTACAACCTCCTCGTTTCCTATCACCGAAAGTTTGGACGGATCCACCTTTCTGATTCACCTGAGTTGCTGGACGAGAGTTGGCAACGTTGGGCGGGCAAGGATTTGACGGGCAATGAAACCGTCGAAGCCCTCCGAGAATGCATGGAGAGCCTGACCGAACGTGCTCGTGACGCCTTGGCGATGCGTTTCGTTCACAACACACCGCGAGTGAAAATCGGGGAAAACCTCGGCATCTCCGACCACGGAGCCCGAAACCTGATGCAGCGAGCGAAAGCACAACTTCGAGATTGCGTGGAAGAAAAACTCCGCGCTATAACCCAACCGTCATGA
- a CDS encoding DUF1501 domain-containing protein → MDLSTPNGMTRRHFMSHLAGSSAAAAAAWTLGGNIAAQADEMRRNRKSAILLWMGGGPATIDIWDLKPGAPTGGPFRPISTTGNAQICEHMPMVAQQMKHLSVVRSMSTREADHSRGSYYMHTGYVPNPNIEHPSYGSVIAHELIDQRPELEIPPFVSVGGAGAGPGFLGMAWSPFSVTSNGRVRNLKMNLDDQRLLQRMAALNMIESGFAKRTRDTPAAEHAKVLGKTLDLMTSEQMEAFRVEKEPDEVKERYGTDNFGQGCLLARRLVEAGVPFIEVDLGGWDMHNNIHATLKDTKLPNLDRAMSALVEDLAQRELLQDTVVMWMGEFGRTPRINANAGRDHFARAWSCVVGGAGIKGGLAVGETNSDGTAVETEPYSSEDLMTTVCKGLGISTETTFTSNNGRPMKIAGGGKLIRELVA, encoded by the coding sequence ATGGATCTTTCCACACCAAACGGCATGACGCGTCGTCACTTCATGAGCCACTTGGCTGGGTCATCTGCCGCAGCTGCTGCCGCGTGGACTCTGGGTGGCAACATCGCCGCGCAAGCCGATGAGATGCGACGCAATCGCAAGTCCGCGATTTTGCTTTGGATGGGTGGCGGTCCAGCAACGATCGACATTTGGGATTTGAAACCCGGTGCTCCGACCGGCGGCCCATTCCGTCCGATCTCAACGACCGGTAACGCTCAGATCTGTGAGCACATGCCGATGGTCGCTCAACAAATGAAGCATCTGTCAGTCGTTCGCAGCATGTCGACTCGCGAAGCCGACCACAGTCGCGGCAGCTACTACATGCACACGGGCTACGTTCCCAATCCCAACATCGAACACCCAAGCTACGGCAGCGTGATCGCTCACGAGTTGATTGATCAACGACCCGAGTTGGAGATCCCTCCATTCGTTTCGGTTGGTGGTGCGGGTGCCGGACCTGGTTTCCTGGGGATGGCTTGGTCGCCTTTCTCCGTCACCAGCAACGGTCGTGTTCGCAACTTGAAAATGAACCTGGACGATCAACGTCTGCTGCAACGCATGGCGGCACTGAACATGATCGAAAGTGGGTTTGCCAAGCGGACCCGTGACACGCCCGCTGCTGAACACGCGAAAGTGCTGGGGAAAACGCTGGACCTGATGACCAGTGAGCAGATGGAAGCGTTTCGCGTCGAGAAAGAACCCGATGAAGTCAAAGAACGCTACGGCACCGACAACTTTGGCCAAGGATGCTTGCTGGCCCGTCGTTTGGTCGAAGCCGGAGTGCCGTTCATCGAAGTCGACCTGGGCGGCTGGGACATGCACAACAACATTCACGCGACTCTCAAAGACACCAAGTTGCCAAATTTGGACCGCGCCATGAGTGCTCTGGTCGAGGATTTGGCCCAGCGAGAATTGCTGCAGGACACCGTAGTGATGTGGATGGGTGAATTCGGCCGGACACCTCGAATCAACGCCAACGCCGGTCGAGATCACTTCGCCCGGGCGTGGTCTTGCGTGGTCGGCGGAGCGGGAATCAAGGGCGGTTTGGCCGTCGGAGAGACCAATTCCGACGGAACTGCGGTTGAGACGGAACCCTATAGCAGCGAAGATCTGATGACGACGGTCTGCAAAGGCTTGGGAATTTCAACCGAAACCACCTTCACCAGTAACAACGGACGACCGATGAAAATTGCTGGCGGCGGAAAGCTCATTCGTGAATTGGTGGCCTGA
- a CDS encoding DUF1549 domain-containing protein encodes MTVPAVNAAGPAVPPQVAMINDSIEQVWRDFSIRPAAEADDATWCRRVYLDVIGRIPSLEELSEFMSDRDSNKRANLVDRLLNDDRYTEEYANHWSTVWTNLLIGRSGGTDRRDLTNRTGMQKYLRDSFAGNKTYDQMTYELVTAEGSTTPGNANFNGAVNFLVDKVNAEKGTLATSSVSRIFLGQQVQCTQCHNHPFNQWKQQKFWEFNAFFRQTRALRRFVDGTQDIESAELVSQDFAGEANDPEDALVFYELRNGLQKVAYPVFTDGTEIEKSGFVEDVNRREELGRLMLQSEYLDKMIVNRMWSMFLGYGFTRPIDDLGPHNPSSHPELLENLGKEFRANSYDLKKLITWITLSRPYQLASTLSASNEIDDPTIGESPKFSRFYLRQMSAEQLYASMVTASNAQSKGSYEQQEAERRRWLSQFVVAFGNDEGTETTTFNGSIPQALMLFNGDLTKNAISLEAGSFLDQLSQTGRSPKDRVTRLFLSGLARRPTKNEVSIASKLLVARKGDEPEMLQDMWWAILNSNEFIMQH; translated from the coding sequence ATGACGGTTCCGGCCGTGAATGCCGCCGGTCCTGCGGTCCCGCCTCAGGTGGCGATGATCAACGACTCGATTGAACAGGTCTGGCGAGATTTCTCGATCCGTCCTGCCGCGGAAGCTGACGACGCGACTTGGTGCCGCAGAGTGTATTTGGATGTCATCGGGCGAATTCCATCGCTCGAAGAATTGTCCGAATTCATGAGCGATCGCGATTCGAACAAACGAGCCAACTTGGTCGATCGATTACTCAATGACGATCGCTACACCGAAGAGTATGCCAATCATTGGTCCACCGTTTGGACGAACCTATTGATTGGCCGCAGTGGTGGCACGGACCGTCGAGATTTGACGAATCGAACCGGTATGCAGAAGTATCTTCGCGACAGCTTTGCGGGAAACAAAACTTATGACCAAATGACTTATGAATTAGTCACGGCCGAAGGGTCCACGACACCGGGCAACGCCAACTTCAACGGCGCGGTCAACTTCTTGGTCGACAAAGTCAACGCGGAAAAAGGTACGCTCGCAACCAGCAGCGTTTCGCGAATTTTCTTGGGCCAACAAGTCCAGTGCACACAGTGCCACAACCACCCGTTCAACCAGTGGAAACAACAGAAGTTTTGGGAGTTCAACGCGTTCTTCCGCCAAACCCGTGCTCTACGCCGGTTCGTTGATGGAACGCAGGACATCGAGTCCGCTGAATTGGTCAGCCAAGACTTTGCCGGGGAAGCCAACGATCCCGAAGACGCGCTGGTGTTTTACGAACTGCGAAACGGCCTTCAAAAGGTCGCGTACCCAGTCTTCACAGACGGCACCGAAATCGAAAAGAGTGGCTTTGTCGAAGACGTCAATCGCCGAGAAGAACTCGGACGCTTGATGCTGCAAAGCGAGTACTTGGACAAAATGATCGTCAACCGAATGTGGTCGATGTTCCTCGGCTACGGATTCACTCGTCCGATCGATGACCTGGGTCCACACAACCCATCATCGCATCCTGAGTTGCTGGAAAACCTGGGCAAGGAATTCCGAGCGAATAGTTATGACTTGAAGAAGCTGATCACCTGGATCACGCTCAGTCGTCCCTATCAATTGGCATCGACGCTGAGTGCCAGCAACGAGATCGACGATCCAACGATCGGTGAGTCACCCAAATTTTCGCGGTTCTATTTGCGTCAGATGAGCGCTGAACAACTCTACGCGTCGATGGTCACCGCCAGCAACGCTCAATCCAAGGGCAGCTACGAACAACAAGAAGCCGAACGTCGCCGTTGGTTGTCACAGTTCGTTGTCGCTTTTGGAAACGACGAAGGAACCGAAACAACCACCTTCAATGGATCGATTCCACAAGCGTTGATGTTGTTCAACGGTGATCTCACCAAGAACGCGATCAGCCTCGAAGCGGGATCGTTCCTTGATCAACTCAGTCAAACCGGTCGTTCGCCGAAAGATCGTGTGACGCGATTGTTCCTCAGCGGTTTGGCACGTCGTCCGACCAAGAACGAAGTGTCGATCGCCAGCAAACTGTTGGTCGCTCGCAAAGGCGATGAGCCTGAGATGTTGCAAGACATGTGGTGGGCGATTCTGAACAGCAACGAATTCATCATGCAGCACTGA
- a CDS encoding SMP-30/gluconolactonase/LRE family protein, giving the protein MMSLSLCHRRVAFMAIAASMMSLMPCSGAIAQTPSTIGKVERLDDSLDQYVAKGTKIEVLAAGFTWTEGPVWVPSKEDGGEGSLLFSDIPRNSIFRWSESEGVELFLQPSGYTGNTYYGLEPGSNGLMLDAKGRLVMCEHGDRRVSVLTVDGGKRTIVDNYQGKRLNSPNDLVFDKAGNLYFTDPPYGLPERAEDKRRELDFCGVYRVTKTGDITLLTDSIARPNGIGLSPDESTLYVAQSDPQEPIWMAFPLKSNGTLGQRRVLGNASDAMKEFPGLPDGMAIHSDGTLFASGPGGIYVMTSEGKLLGRIITGGRTSNCTFDSDENWLYMTADDKLCRIRISH; this is encoded by the coding sequence ATGATGTCTCTTTCCCTTTGTCATCGCCGCGTCGCTTTCATGGCGATTGCTGCTTCCATGATGTCGCTAATGCCTTGCTCCGGAGCGATTGCCCAAACGCCATCGACCATCGGCAAAGTTGAACGTCTGGATGATTCGCTGGATCAATACGTCGCAAAGGGAACCAAGATCGAAGTGCTTGCCGCCGGTTTCACTTGGACCGAAGGCCCCGTTTGGGTTCCCTCAAAAGAGGACGGTGGTGAAGGTTCCTTGTTGTTCAGCGACATTCCTCGCAACAGCATCTTTCGTTGGAGTGAGAGCGAGGGCGTTGAGTTGTTCTTGCAACCCAGCGGTTACACCGGCAACACGTACTATGGTTTGGAACCCGGCAGCAATGGTTTGATGCTGGATGCAAAAGGTCGCTTGGTGATGTGCGAACACGGTGACCGCCGCGTGTCGGTCCTGACCGTCGACGGTGGCAAACGAACGATTGTCGACAACTATCAAGGCAAACGGCTCAACAGCCCCAACGATCTGGTGTTCGACAAAGCCGGCAACTTGTACTTCACCGACCCGCCTTATGGTTTGCCCGAGCGCGCGGAAGACAAGCGACGTGAACTCGATTTCTGTGGTGTGTACCGTGTCACCAAAACAGGCGACATAACACTTCTGACGGATTCAATCGCTCGCCCCAACGGCATCGGATTGTCACCCGATGAGTCGACGTTGTATGTCGCGCAGAGCGATCCTCAAGAGCCGATTTGGATGGCGTTCCCGCTGAAGTCAAACGGAACGCTGGGCCAGCGCCGTGTGCTTGGCAACGCGAGCGACGCGATGAAGGAGTTCCCCGGTCTTCCTGATGGGATGGCGATTCACAGTGACGGAACTTTGTTCGCCAGTGGACCAGGTGGCATTTACGTGATGACTTCGGAAGGCAAATTGCTGGGACGAATCATCACCGGCGGACGCACCAGCAATTGCACTTTCGACAGCGACGAAAATTGGCTGTACATGACCGCCGACGACAAGCTCTGCCGAATTCGCATTTCACACTGA